A stretch of Prunus dulcis chromosome 6, ALMONDv2, whole genome shotgun sequence DNA encodes these proteins:
- the LOC117633028 gene encoding lysine--tRNA ligase, chloroplastic/mitochondrial isoform X1, producing the protein MDALKLWSLSSQPLKHLFRCASSTTTTTTTTTTTTTLRRPYSYSYYSSSYSRVVLRCCSSTTTTTTTTNAGVRNRRVSTSSSTSDRDAVRAIRLKKVEELRSKGLEPYAYGWERTHTANQLQDIYKHLADGEESKSEKDAVSVAGRIVARRAFGKLAFLTLRDDSGTIQLYCEKERLANDQFDQLKALVDIGDIVGVSGSIKRTEKGELSVYVDSFAILTKSLLPLPDKYHGLTDVDKRYRQRYVDMIANPEVADVFRKRAKIVSEIRRAVESFGFIEVETPVLQGAAGGAEARPFVTYHNSLGRDLYLRIATELHLKRMLVGGFEKVYEIGRIFRNEGISTRHNPEFTTIEMYEAYSDYESMIYMAEEIVTRCALAVHGNLTIDYQGVEIHLERPWRRETMHNLVKESTGIDFDELGNDLKVAKEVTLENLGGDLDYKGKSSLEACTSIGHLLNEVFEIVVEPKLLQPTFVLDYPIEISPLAKPHRRIAGLTERFELFICGRELANAFSELTDPTDQRGRLEEQVRQHNEKRAAAISKTESAEDKGKENDESYEVTLDDDFLTALEYGMPPASGMGLGIDRLVMLLTNSASIRDVIAFPVLKVQQ; encoded by the exons ATGGATGCCTTGAAGCTATGGAGCCTATCTTCGCAACCACTCAAGCACCTCTTCCGCTGTGCCtcttccaccaccaccaccaccaccaccaccaccaccaccaccactcttaGACGACCCTAttcttattcttattattcttcttcatattctAGAGTGGTCCTCCGATGTTGCTCttccaccaccactaccaccaccactaccaacGCCGGCGTCAGAAACCGGCGGGTATCGACATCATCCTCCACATCCGATAGAGATGCTGTTCGAGCCATTCGCTTAAAGAAG GTAGAAGAACTGAGGAGCAAAGGTTTGGAGCCATATGCTTATGGGTGGGAAAGGACTCACACTGCTAATCAGCTGCAAGATATATACAAGCATTTAGCGGATGGTGAAGAGTCAAAGAGTGAAAAGGATGCTGTATCCGTGGCAGGAAGAATTGTGGCTCGCAGAGCGTTTGGAAAGCTTGCATTTCTGACATTAAGGGACGACTCAGGAACAATTCAG CTTTACTGTGAAAAGGAACGGCTTGCAAATGATCAATTTGACCAGTTAAAGGCACTTGTTGATATTGGTGATATAGTTGGTGTTAGTGGATCCATCAAGCGGACAGAGAAAG GGGAGCTTTCTGTTTATGTGGATTCTTTTGCAATTCTTACAAAATCTCTACTCCCGCTGCCAGACAAATATCATGGCCTAACAGATGTGGACAAACGATACCGTCAACG GTATGTAGATATGATTGCAAATCCTGAGGTAGCTGATGTATTCCGCAAAAGAGCAAAG ATTGTATCAGAGATACGAAGGGCAGTGGAATCTTTTGGTTTCATTGAAGTTGAAACTCCAGTTCTACAG GGAGCAGCTGGTGGAGCGGAAGCTAGGCCATTTGTTACATACCATAATTCACTTGGAAGGGACCTGTATTTGAGAATAGCGACTGAGCTCCACCTAAAGAGAATGCTG GTTGGGGGGTTTGAAAAAGTGTATGAGATTGGTCGAATATTCAGGAATGAAGGCATTTCAACTCGTCATAATCCTGAATTTACCACTATAGAG ATGTACGAAGCATATTCAGACTATGAAAGCATGATTTACATGGCAGAGGAAATTGTTACACGATGTGCGCTTGCAGTTCATGGGAATCTTACCATTGATTACCAG GGGGTGGAGATACATCTTGAGCGGCCTTGGAGGAGGGAAACCATGCACAATCTTGTAAAAGAATCCACTGGgattgattttgatgagttgGGCAATGATCTTAAAGTTGCTAAAGAAGTTACTCTGGAAAATCTTGGAGGTGATCTTGATTACAAAGGCAAATCTTCCCTTGAAGCATGCACATCTATTGGCCACCTTCTTAATGAG GTTTTTGAAATTGTTGTAGAACCAAAGCTTCTGCAACCCACATTTGTTTTAGACTATCCTATTGAGATATCCCCTCTGGCCAAGCCACACCGAAG AATTGCAGGGTTGACTGAGAGATTTGAGCTTTTTATCTGTGGTCGTGAGCTGGCCAATGCTTTCTCTGAATTGACCGATCCTACGGATCAG CGAGGACGCTTGGAAGAGCAAGTGAGGCAGCACAATGAGAAGAGAGCAGCAGCTATTTCAAAAACAGAGAGTGCAGAAGataaaggaaaggaaaatgatGAGTCTTATGAAGTGACTCTTGATGATGATTTCCTTACGGCTTTGGAATATGGGATGCCTCCAGCTTCTGGAATG GGACTTGGAATTGACAGGCTAGTCATGCTTTTAACAAACTCGGCCAGTATCAGAGATGTAATTGCTTTCCCGGTGCTTAAAGTTCAGCAATAA
- the LOC117633028 gene encoding lysine--tRNA ligase, chloroplastic/mitochondrial isoform X2: MDALKLWSLSSQPLKHLFRCASSTTTTTTTTTTTTTLRRPYSYSYYSSSYSRVVLRCCSSTTTTTTTTNAGVRNRRVSTSSSTSDRDAVRAIRLKKVEELRSKGLEPYAYGWERTHTANQLQDIYKHLADGEESKSEKDAVSVAGRIVARRAFGKLAFLTLRDDSGTIQLYCEKERLANDQFDQLKALVDIGDIVGVSGSIKRTEKGELSVYVDSFAILTKSLLPLPDKYHGLTDVDKRYRQRYVDMIANPEVADVFRKRAKGAAGGAEARPFVTYHNSLGRDLYLRIATELHLKRMLVGGFEKVYEIGRIFRNEGISTRHNPEFTTIEMYEAYSDYESMIYMAEEIVTRCALAVHGNLTIDYQGVEIHLERPWRRETMHNLVKESTGIDFDELGNDLKVAKEVTLENLGGDLDYKGKSSLEACTSIGHLLNEVFEIVVEPKLLQPTFVLDYPIEISPLAKPHRRIAGLTERFELFICGRELANAFSELTDPTDQRGRLEEQVRQHNEKRAAAISKTESAEDKGKENDESYEVTLDDDFLTALEYGMPPASGMGLGIDRLVMLLTNSASIRDVIAFPVLKVQQ; this comes from the exons ATGGATGCCTTGAAGCTATGGAGCCTATCTTCGCAACCACTCAAGCACCTCTTCCGCTGTGCCtcttccaccaccaccaccaccaccaccaccaccaccaccaccactcttaGACGACCCTAttcttattcttattattcttcttcatattctAGAGTGGTCCTCCGATGTTGCTCttccaccaccactaccaccaccactaccaacGCCGGCGTCAGAAACCGGCGGGTATCGACATCATCCTCCACATCCGATAGAGATGCTGTTCGAGCCATTCGCTTAAAGAAG GTAGAAGAACTGAGGAGCAAAGGTTTGGAGCCATATGCTTATGGGTGGGAAAGGACTCACACTGCTAATCAGCTGCAAGATATATACAAGCATTTAGCGGATGGTGAAGAGTCAAAGAGTGAAAAGGATGCTGTATCCGTGGCAGGAAGAATTGTGGCTCGCAGAGCGTTTGGAAAGCTTGCATTTCTGACATTAAGGGACGACTCAGGAACAATTCAG CTTTACTGTGAAAAGGAACGGCTTGCAAATGATCAATTTGACCAGTTAAAGGCACTTGTTGATATTGGTGATATAGTTGGTGTTAGTGGATCCATCAAGCGGACAGAGAAAG GGGAGCTTTCTGTTTATGTGGATTCTTTTGCAATTCTTACAAAATCTCTACTCCCGCTGCCAGACAAATATCATGGCCTAACAGATGTGGACAAACGATACCGTCAACG GTATGTAGATATGATTGCAAATCCTGAGGTAGCTGATGTATTCCGCAAAAGAGCAAAG GGAGCAGCTGGTGGAGCGGAAGCTAGGCCATTTGTTACATACCATAATTCACTTGGAAGGGACCTGTATTTGAGAATAGCGACTGAGCTCCACCTAAAGAGAATGCTG GTTGGGGGGTTTGAAAAAGTGTATGAGATTGGTCGAATATTCAGGAATGAAGGCATTTCAACTCGTCATAATCCTGAATTTACCACTATAGAG ATGTACGAAGCATATTCAGACTATGAAAGCATGATTTACATGGCAGAGGAAATTGTTACACGATGTGCGCTTGCAGTTCATGGGAATCTTACCATTGATTACCAG GGGGTGGAGATACATCTTGAGCGGCCTTGGAGGAGGGAAACCATGCACAATCTTGTAAAAGAATCCACTGGgattgattttgatgagttgGGCAATGATCTTAAAGTTGCTAAAGAAGTTACTCTGGAAAATCTTGGAGGTGATCTTGATTACAAAGGCAAATCTTCCCTTGAAGCATGCACATCTATTGGCCACCTTCTTAATGAG GTTTTTGAAATTGTTGTAGAACCAAAGCTTCTGCAACCCACATTTGTTTTAGACTATCCTATTGAGATATCCCCTCTGGCCAAGCCACACCGAAG AATTGCAGGGTTGACTGAGAGATTTGAGCTTTTTATCTGTGGTCGTGAGCTGGCCAATGCTTTCTCTGAATTGACCGATCCTACGGATCAG CGAGGACGCTTGGAAGAGCAAGTGAGGCAGCACAATGAGAAGAGAGCAGCAGCTATTTCAAAAACAGAGAGTGCAGAAGataaaggaaaggaaaatgatGAGTCTTATGAAGTGACTCTTGATGATGATTTCCTTACGGCTTTGGAATATGGGATGCCTCCAGCTTCTGGAATG GGACTTGGAATTGACAGGCTAGTCATGCTTTTAACAAACTCGGCCAGTATCAGAGATGTAATTGCTTTCCCGGTGCTTAAAGTTCAGCAATAA
- the LOC117632610 gene encoding uncharacterized protein LOC117632610, producing the protein MVFNSLMVVSVAHTSTEMWQYLACLPERLSSHQLLDLVFCFPLQQLGRLALCLWTFLCVPPPDSYYSYSYSDSDASSSTVVYNDYYYDSHSD; encoded by the coding sequence ATGGTGTTCAACAGCCTGATGGTGGTGTCAGTGGCGCACACGTCAACGGAGATGTGGCAATATTTGGCATGTTTACCTGAGCGTCTGAGCAGCCATCAGCTGTTAGATCTTGTCTTCTGCTTCCCTCTGCAGCAGTTGGGTCGTCTCGCTCTCTGCCTCTGGACCTTCCTCTGCGTCCCTCCTCCGGACTCTTACTACTCCTACTCCTACTCTGACTCTGATGCCTCCTCCTCCACCGTTGTTTACAATGATTATTACTACGACTCCCATTCTGATTGA